A section of the Telopea speciosissima isolate NSW1024214 ecotype Mountain lineage chromosome 3, Tspe_v1, whole genome shotgun sequence genome encodes:
- the LOC122656492 gene encoding uncharacterized protein LOC122656492 produces MSARSLTIKLFCPALAKLVPLVAVEEQRLDLGSIARTFGLDPATLKLNGHFISRGVDLISSSVTWKALLSFLSSRGLSTGANDADALIVDGKLCKAGTKRSHNRSDGEHEDHQTNENNGFGDTRKPRVEDDNLLNKKRRLGKHEAHPIAECNVLGVKRKPWLENTKLLKRKKMDQTNSGSQERQHNPSCAIPDTQFKCSYILKRSREDEMVATSPCKRAR; encoded by the exons ATGTCTGCAAGAAGCCTAACAATCAAGCTATTTTGTCCCGCTTTGGCGAAGCTGGTTCCATTGGTGGCTGTGGAAGAGCAACGGCTCGACCTCGGTTCCATTGCCCGGACCTTTGGACTCGACCCAGCGACGTTGAAGCTCAACGGTCACTTCATCAGTAGAGGTGTCGATCTCATCTCCTCGTCCGTCACCTGGAAGGccctcctctcctttctctcttctcgaGGTTTGTCTACAGGAGCCAACGATGCCGATGCTCTCATCGTCGACGGAAAACTCTGCAAGGCTGGAACCAAGA GATCACATAACCGTTCAGATGGAGAACATGAAGATCACCAAACAAATGAAAACAATGGTTTTGGTGATACAAGAAAGCCTCGAGTGGAAGATGACAACCTGctgaacaagaaaagaagattag GAAAACATGAAGCTCATCCAATAGCTGAGTGTAATGTCCTTGGTGTGAAAAGAAAGCCATGGCTAGAAAACACAAAGCTGCTCAAGAGAAAAAAGATGGATCAAACAAACTCAG GTTCTCAAGAGAGACAACATAACCCATCCTGTGCCATTCCGGATACCCAATTCAAATGCAGCTACATTTTGAAGCGGTCCAGAGAAGATGAGATGGTTGCGACTTCTCCTTGCAAAAGAGCAAGATGA